The following proteins are co-located in the Carassius carassius chromosome 39, fCarCar2.1, whole genome shotgun sequence genome:
- the LOC132121533 gene encoding transmembrane protein 106B-like translates to MSQNKHGEKRRLSKWLDYGSINGEGQTDPCPTCQGTGRIPRGQENQLVAVIPCSDQRLKPHHTKLYMFISVGICLLICSLILFFLFPRSMDLSAVELKSSMVYFTPDKVQMVITHEMNLTNQNFVSITAANLSVQSFIFEMVVGNKKYPNVTILPPRSQKRIKVIADIVIEDSGLNNYCKSSSIRIHTLFLHLQLTIKVSYLSHSEQMSTDAYEYIDCGVNSTVPHFPLL, encoded by the exons ATGTCCCAGAATAAACATGGAGAGAAACGGAGGCTTTCCAAATGGTTGGACTATGGCAGTATCAATGGAGAAGGACAGACGGATCCATGTCCTACCTGTCAGGGCACAGGACGCATCCCGAGAG GTCAGGAGAACCAACTTGTGGCAGTCATTCCTTGTAGCGACCAAAGGCTGAAACCTCACCACAC GAAACTGTATATGTTTATATCAGTGGGGATTTGCCTCTTGATCTGCTCACTGATCCTGTTTTTCCTCTTCCCACGGAGTATGGATTTGTCAGCTGTGGAACTAAAGTCATCTATGGTCTATTTCACTCCGGATAAAGTACAAATGGTGATCACG CATGAAATGAACCTTACCAACCAAAACTTTGTCAGCATCACAGCTGCTAATCTTAGTGTGCAATCATTCATTTTTGAGATGGTGGTTGGAAACAAGAAGTACCCCAATGTCACCATACTGCCTCCTCGATCACAGAAAAGG ATTAAAGTTATAGCCGACATTGTTATTGAGGACTCTGGTCTTAA TAATTACTGCAAGTCATCTTCCATTCGGATTCACACCTTATTCTTGCATTTGCA ACTGACTATCAAAGTCTCCTACCTGTCTCATTCAGAGCAGATGTCTACGGATGCCTATGAGTATATTGACTGTGGCGTGAATTCAACTGTGCCTCACTTCCCTCTGCTTTGA
- the LOC132121534 gene encoding ADP-ribosylation factor-like protein 4D: protein MGNHLTEIAPNTAFLPNFQSIHVVVIGLDSAGKTSLLYRLKLKEFVETIPTKGFNTEKIKVPVGNGRAITFQVWDVGGQEKLRPLWKSYTRRTDGMVFVVDSTEVERMEEAKVELHKITRTSENQGVPVLVLANKQDLPVALPVSDVEKILAVHELSASTLHHVQGCSAFDGQGLQLGLEKLYDMILKRKKMVRHSKKKR, encoded by the coding sequence ATGGGAAACCATCTGACAGAGATTGCCCCCAATACAGCATTCCTGCCTAACTTCCAGTCCATCCACGTTGTGGTCATTGGTTTGGACTCTGCAGGCAAAACCTCACTTCTCTACAGACTGAAGCTGAAGGAATTTGTTGAAACTATCCCAACCAAGGGATTTAACACTGAGAAGATTAAAGTTCCGGTAGGAAATGGCCGTGCGATTACCTTCCAGGTGTGGGACGTGGGTGGTCAGGAGAAGCTTCGGCCTTTGTGGAAGTCTTACACGCGGCGCACGGATGGCATGGTCTTTGTAGTGGACTCCACGGAGGTGGAGCGCATGGAGGAGGCTAAGGTGGAGTTGCACAAGATCACGCGTACTTCAGAGAACCAAGGAGTGCCAGTGCTGGTGTTGGCTAACAAACAGGACCTTCCAGTAGCACTGCCTGTTTCTGATGTGGAGAAGATTTTGGCTGTACATGAACTGAGTGCATCCACCCTACACCATGTTCAAGGATGCAGTGCGTTTGATGGGCAAGGGTTACAGCTCGGTTTGGAAAAACTGTATGATATGATCCTCAAACGAAAGAAAATGGTGAGGCACagcaagaaaaaaagataa
- the LOC132121535 gene encoding dual specificity protein phosphatase 3-like, whose protein sequence is MKKHHSPAKGPLDVTVPDAEATIQQLNKLLSNGSGFYSLPAQHFNEVFPKIYIGNAFVAQNVMRLQRLGVTHILNVAEGNSFMHVNTNAEFYTGTGITYHGIQANDTEQFNISDFFEEAADFIDKALAHGKGKVYVHCREGYSRSPTIVIAYLMLRHKMDVRVATATVRHKREIGPNDGFLRQLCQLNEKLAKEGKLKTK, encoded by the exons ATGAAGAAACATCACAGCCCCGCGAAGGGACCACTGGACGTCACCGTGCCGGACGCCGAGGCGACCATACAACAACTCAACAAGCTGCTGTCCAACGGCAGCGGTTTCTACAGCCTCCCAGCACAACATTTCAATGAGGTCTTTCCCAAGATTTACATCGGCAATGC GTTTGTGGCCCAGAATGTGATGCGTCTGCAGCGGCTGGGTGTGACACACATACTGAATGTCGCAGAGGGAAACTCTTTCATGCATGTGAACACCAACGCAGAGTTCTACACCGGAACTGGCATCACGTACCATGGCATACAGGCCAATGACACTGAGCAGTTCAACATCAGTGACTTCTTTGAGGAAGCAGCAGACTTCATCGATAAGGCTCTGGCACATGGAAAAG GAAAGGTGTACGTTCACTGCCGAGAGGGCTACAGCCGTTCGCCCACTATCGTCATTGCTTACCTCATGCTCCGTCACAAGATGGATGTACGAGTTGCCACGGCTACAGTAAGACACAAGCGAGAGATCGGCCCGAATGATGGATTCCTGCGCCAGCTGTGCCAGCTCAACGAAAAGCTGGCAAAGGAGGGCAAGTTGAAGACCAAATGA